Proteins co-encoded in one Opitutus terrae PB90-1 genomic window:
- a CDS encoding YMGG-like glycine zipper-containing protein, producing the protein MKTLTALMLALLTLAPIRAQTLRPEAVNGAVLGGIAGAVIGHNSGDLRHNAWRGAAYGAGAGLLLGHLAGEANARYAGTQVPVPDYPRTYVYREAPGYYGQPVYRSYGGTYYNDADYDTGYAARPDYRGSGLVLGALAGAIIGHNSGDLRHNGWRGAAYGAGLGYVLGSIAEHNARRREAAAAMETVSVPAQTVPTGEPAAVQPAGSSVETIPVTAPAKPSSMSSANELFGRR; encoded by the coding sequence ATGAAGACCTTGACCGCCCTGATGCTCGCGCTGCTTACGCTCGCGCCGATTCGTGCGCAGACGCTGCGACCGGAAGCGGTGAACGGTGCCGTGCTCGGCGGCATCGCCGGCGCGGTGATCGGTCACAACAGCGGTGATCTGCGGCACAACGCCTGGCGCGGCGCAGCCTATGGCGCCGGCGCGGGACTGCTGCTCGGACATCTGGCCGGCGAGGCCAACGCGCGCTACGCCGGCACGCAGGTGCCGGTGCCGGATTATCCGCGCACGTATGTGTATCGCGAGGCGCCCGGCTACTACGGTCAGCCAGTGTATCGGAGCTATGGCGGCACGTATTACAACGACGCGGACTACGACACGGGCTATGCGGCGCGGCCGGATTACCGCGGCAGCGGACTCGTGCTCGGCGCGCTTGCCGGTGCGATCATCGGCCACAACAGCGGCGATCTGCGGCACAACGGCTGGCGCGGCGCCGCCTACGGTGCAGGACTCGGCTACGTGCTGGGCTCGATCGCCGAGCACAACGCACGGCGGCGCGAAGCCGCGGCGGCGATGGAGACGGTGAGTGTGCCCGCGCAGACCGTGCCGACCGGCGAGCCGGCGGCAGTTCAGCCGGCCGGGAGCTCGGTTGAAACGATTCCGGTAACCGCACCCGCGAAGCCATCGTCGATGTCGTCGGCCAACGAGCTGTTCGGCCGCCGCTGA
- a CDS encoding penicillin-binding protein activator LpoB, with protein sequence MTTLLPSRFTTLAIALTSALLGGCASQGVKNPTGVPVTEMRADERGFVAGTGVESQDLVAVTDKMARSILAIPEISRAQTAPRIVLDPVVNDTRFPLNKDIFNDRIRIELNKNAQGRVRFLARDRMATLERERELKQSGQVTASADPSVTEFRGADYFLTGKLSGMATRTSAGTSDYVLYSFQLIDARTSEIVWEDSAEIKKQGLEDAAYR encoded by the coding sequence ATGACTACGCTACTCCCCTCCCGCTTCACGACGCTCGCCATCGCGTTGACCTCCGCGCTCCTGGGCGGCTGCGCCTCGCAGGGCGTGAAGAATCCCACCGGCGTGCCCGTGACCGAGATGCGCGCCGACGAGCGCGGCTTCGTCGCCGGGACCGGCGTCGAGTCCCAGGATCTCGTGGCGGTGACCGACAAGATGGCCCGCAGCATCCTGGCGATTCCGGAGATCTCGCGCGCGCAAACAGCGCCGCGGATCGTCCTTGATCCGGTGGTGAACGACACGCGTTTCCCGCTGAACAAGGACATCTTCAACGACCGAATCCGGATCGAGCTGAACAAGAACGCGCAGGGGCGCGTGCGTTTCCTCGCGCGGGATCGGATGGCGACGCTCGAGCGCGAGCGCGAGTTGAAGCAGAGCGGCCAGGTGACCGCGAGCGCAGATCCGAGCGTCACCGAATTTCGCGGCGCGGACTATTTTCTGACCGGCAAGCTGTCCGGGATGGCGACGCGGACGAGCGCCGGCACGAGCGACTACGTGCTCTACAGTTTCCAGCTGATCGACGCGCGGACGAGTGAGATCGTCTGGGAGGATTCCGCCGAGATCAAGAAGCAGGGCCTCGAAGACGCGGCCTATCGGTAA
- a CDS encoding YcfL family protein: MNTSHRSSVRVAAVATLLLLAGCATEPGPFTPQDTTKYTVENTEKFVLLDKPTQYSVTCTGLQENTLPDGRLEVVANVKNRENRRIQVQINCVFKDAQGFTTGDETPFQNLILAENATETVRFTAMNALAKRYTIRVRQAR, encoded by the coding sequence ATGAACACCTCGCACCGCTCGTCCGTCCGCGTCGCCGCCGTCGCCACACTTCTGCTACTCGCCGGATGCGCCACGGAGCCCGGGCCTTTCACGCCGCAGGATACCACGAAGTACACCGTGGAGAACACCGAGAAGTTCGTCCTGCTCGACAAGCCGACGCAATATTCCGTCACCTGCACGGGCCTGCAGGAAAACACGCTGCCCGACGGCCGGCTCGAGGTGGTGGCGAACGTGAAGAACCGCGAGAACCGCCGGATCCAGGTCCAGATCAACTGCGTGTTCAAGGATGCGCAGGGCTTCACCACCGGCGACGAGACGCCTTTCCAGAATCTGATCCTCGCGGAGAACGCGACCGAGACGGTGCGGTTCACCGCGATGAACGCTCTGGCGAAACGCTACACCATCCGCGTCCGCCAGGCCCGGTGA
- a CDS encoding MATE family efflux transporter has translation MQPILREIRPTLLLAFPIILGQLSQMLIGITDNAMIGRIGTVPLAAAAFTHGVFGVFYVTGLGLLMGVGVLAARDAGAGQLASCAAWLRQGRALALVVGGGAFGALAIASTQLHRFGQPPEVVAIVRPFFLLISLSLVPVLFFQVQRQFAESLGRPWVPMVIMLGDVVVNAWLNWLLIWGHWGLPALGLFGSGLATLLARTFAVGAIALWIRRAATFKPVRTAPPLRWTRQRWRALLGIGVPTAGSLLFESGAFAAAALMMGWLGATALAAHQIALSCAASTFMFPLGLSMAVSLRLSRSLGEGERTILRPIWLGALGVSTLLMATFAAVFVVAGGLLARGFTTDPAVISVAAQLLIVAAFFQVFDGAQVVGAGALRGLTDVKLPTLITFCAYWVLALPGAYLLGVRGGFGPTGIWTALALGLGCAALLLALRFHLLTAGTAASGALRGRN, from the coding sequence ATGCAACCGATCCTGCGCGAGATCCGGCCGACGCTGCTGCTGGCCTTCCCGATCATCCTCGGGCAGCTCAGCCAGATGCTGATCGGGATCACGGATAACGCGATGATCGGCCGGATCGGCACGGTGCCGCTCGCCGCCGCAGCGTTCACGCATGGCGTCTTCGGCGTGTTTTATGTGACCGGCCTGGGCCTGCTGATGGGCGTGGGCGTACTGGCGGCGCGCGATGCGGGCGCGGGGCAGCTCGCGAGCTGCGCGGCGTGGCTGCGGCAAGGTCGCGCATTGGCCCTCGTGGTCGGGGGCGGCGCGTTCGGGGCCCTCGCCATCGCGTCCACGCAGCTGCATCGGTTCGGTCAACCGCCGGAAGTGGTGGCGATCGTGCGGCCGTTCTTTCTGTTGATTTCACTGTCGCTGGTGCCGGTACTGTTTTTCCAGGTGCAGCGGCAGTTCGCGGAATCGCTCGGCCGGCCGTGGGTACCGATGGTGATCATGCTCGGCGACGTCGTCGTGAACGCCTGGCTCAACTGGCTGCTGATCTGGGGACACTGGGGCCTGCCGGCGCTCGGCTTGTTCGGCTCGGGCTTGGCGACGCTGCTGGCGCGTACGTTCGCCGTGGGCGCGATCGCACTGTGGATCCGGCGCGCGGCGACCTTCAAGCCGGTGCGGACTGCGCCGCCTCTGCGCTGGACCCGGCAGCGCTGGCGCGCGTTGCTCGGCATCGGCGTCCCGACGGCGGGCAGCTTGCTGTTCGAGTCGGGCGCGTTTGCGGCCGCGGCGTTGATGATGGGCTGGCTCGGCGCCACCGCGTTGGCGGCGCATCAAATCGCGCTGAGCTGCGCGGCTTCGACGTTCATGTTTCCGCTGGGGCTTTCGATGGCCGTGAGCCTGCGGCTGAGTCGCTCGCTGGGCGAAGGCGAGCGCACAATCCTGCGGCCGATCTGGCTCGGCGCGCTGGGAGTCTCGACGCTGCTGATGGCGACGTTTGCGGCGGTGTTCGTCGTGGCCGGCGGGCTCCTCGCGCGGGGCTTCACGACCGATCCGGCGGTCATCTCAGTGGCGGCGCAACTGCTGATCGTCGCGGCCTTTTTCCAAGTATTCGACGGCGCGCAGGTCGTCGGCGCGGGCGCGTTGCGTGGGCTCACCGACGTGAAGCTGCCGACGCTGATTACGTTCTGTGCCTACTGGGTCCTCGCGCTGCCCGGCGCGTATCTGCTCGGCGTGCGCGGAGGTTTTGGACCGACGGGGATATGGACGGCCCTGGCGCTTGGGCTCGGCTGCGCGGCGTTGCTACTGGCGCTGCGGTTTCACCTGCTGACGGCGGGGACAGCGGCGAGCGGGGCGCTGCGAGGCCGGAACTGA
- a CDS encoding DUF167 domain-containing protein: MSSCTIAIKAIPNAPRNQIVGWLGDALKVKVHAPPLEGRANEELCEFLADELGLPRRAVSVLRGDTSRQKLVQIEGLDLAQLKAKLSSLD; the protein is encoded by the coding sequence ATGTCCTCCTGCACCATCGCGATCAAAGCCATTCCCAACGCACCGCGAAACCAGATCGTCGGCTGGCTCGGCGATGCCTTGAAGGTGAAGGTGCACGCACCGCCGCTCGAAGGCCGCGCCAATGAAGAGCTCTGCGAGTTTCTCGCCGACGAACTCGGCTTGCCGCGTCGCGCCGTCAGCGTGTTGCGCGGCGACACCTCGCGGCAGAAGCTCGTGCAGATCGAAGGCCTCGATCTCGCCCAGCTGAAAGCCAAGTTGTCGTCCCTCGATTGA
- a CDS encoding PLP-dependent transferase, whose translation MSAFSPLPLGQRIPPSVHGVSCSLPTMRDVRGYEEKNPETLRQMTSGYPRFVVHPFLQQLATHLIKAKNLDGHTLWLASSARMADRLAAHLGAAHVIRITDGPIHGVAHPESSELALRAKSFLQHTGGFLSSRAAEDRLVTHRVLAAAAAEPLFPGDAAEEVRRQLAPAFPGVPAEQLRFANTGMNAIDTAFRAVSELQASRGRTIWIQLGWVYLDTIALLKKFTASPADYITIPDVFDRAAIARIFAEKAERIAGVIAEVPTNPLIQTPDIAALAKLAHQTGARVILDPSISSPYCVEVLPHADVVVTSLTKYAANEGDLVAGLVVVNPAGADADLLSRAVAAKIEPLYARDLARLAAQVSRTPAVLARIEASVPKVVEFLTRHPAVKDVFWAEHPASRDNYRQVARAPGACGSMITFTLRGSAPAMERFYDRVRLPKGPSFGITTTLLCPFMYLAHYDLVTTAAGRAELARYGLDPELLRLSVGCESVDDLIATLAEALA comes from the coding sequence ATGTCCGCCTTCTCGCCTCTGCCGCTTGGCCAACGCATTCCGCCTTCGGTGCACGGTGTCTCGTGCAGCCTGCCGACGATGCGCGACGTGCGCGGCTACGAGGAGAAGAACCCCGAAACGCTGCGACAGATGACGTCCGGCTATCCGCGGTTCGTGGTGCATCCGTTCCTGCAGCAGCTGGCCACTCATCTCATCAAGGCGAAGAACCTCGATGGCCACACGCTCTGGCTCGCTTCGTCCGCGCGCATGGCCGACCGACTCGCGGCGCATCTCGGCGCCGCGCACGTAATCCGGATCACCGATGGTCCCATCCACGGCGTCGCCCATCCGGAATCCAGCGAGCTGGCCCTGCGGGCGAAATCATTCCTCCAACACACCGGCGGTTTTCTCTCGTCTCGCGCCGCGGAAGATCGGTTGGTCACGCACCGGGTGCTCGCCGCCGCGGCGGCCGAGCCGCTGTTCCCCGGCGACGCGGCGGAGGAGGTGCGCCGCCAGCTGGCACCGGCATTCCCGGGTGTACCGGCGGAGCAGCTGCGCTTCGCCAACACCGGCATGAACGCAATCGACACCGCGTTTCGCGCCGTGTCCGAACTGCAGGCAAGCCGCGGACGGACGATTTGGATTCAGCTCGGCTGGGTCTACCTCGACACGATCGCGCTGCTGAAAAAGTTCACCGCGTCGCCCGCGGACTACATCACCATCCCCGACGTGTTCGACCGTGCCGCAATCGCGCGGATTTTTGCCGAGAAGGCGGAGCGCATCGCCGGCGTGATCGCCGAGGTGCCGACCAATCCGCTCATCCAAACGCCGGATATTGCCGCGCTCGCCAAGCTCGCCCACCAGACCGGCGCGCGGGTGATCCTCGATCCGTCGATTTCCTCGCCCTATTGCGTGGAGGTGCTGCCGCACGCCGACGTCGTCGTGACGAGCCTCACGAAATACGCCGCCAACGAAGGCGATCTCGTGGCGGGCCTGGTCGTGGTGAATCCGGCGGGCGCCGACGCGGACCTGCTCAGCCGCGCCGTCGCGGCGAAGATCGAGCCGCTCTACGCCCGCGATCTCGCCCGCCTGGCCGCGCAGGTCTCGCGCACGCCGGCGGTTCTCGCCCGGATCGAGGCGAGCGTCCCGAAGGTCGTGGAGTTCCTCACGCGCCATCCGGCGGTGAAGGACGTCTTCTGGGCCGAACATCCTGCTTCGCGCGACAACTACCGGCAGGTCGCACGTGCGCCGGGCGCATGCGGCAGCATGATCACGTTCACGCTGCGCGGTTCGGCACCGGCAATGGAGCGATTCTACGATCGCGTGCGACTGCCCAAGGGCCCGAGTTTCGGCATCACGACGACGTTGCTTTGTCCGTTCATGTATCTGGCGCACTACGACCTCGTGACGACCGCCGCCGGCCGCGCCGAACTCGCGCGCTACGGCCTCGACCCTGAGCTGTTGCGGCTCTCCGTCGGCTGCGAGTCCGTCGACGATCTCATCGCCACGCTGGCTGAAGCGCTCGCGTAG
- a CDS encoding exodeoxyribonuclease III, whose amino-acid sequence MKLVSWNVNGVRAVLKKGFLDYMGKVDADVICLQETKAHPGDVQHVAWTAGYTPHWYSAVKKGYSGTALFTRVAPLKVNFGIGLPGHDDEGRVITAEFADFFLVNVYQPNSQRGLTRLKYRTEEWDPAFLAFLKKLEKKGKPVVFCGDLNVAHQEIDLTNPKTNRRNAGFTDEERANFSKLLASGFVDTFREFEKGPGHYTWWSQMMNCRARNIGWRVDYFVASEKLKPALKRAWISPEVMGSDHCPVGLELK is encoded by the coding sequence ATGAAACTCGTCTCCTGGAACGTCAATGGGGTGCGCGCGGTGTTGAAGAAGGGCTTTCTGGACTACATGGGCAAAGTGGATGCCGACGTCATCTGTCTGCAGGAGACGAAGGCGCACCCGGGCGACGTGCAGCATGTCGCGTGGACTGCCGGCTACACGCCGCACTGGTATTCGGCGGTGAAGAAGGGCTACTCGGGCACGGCGTTGTTCACGCGCGTGGCGCCGCTGAAGGTGAACTTCGGCATCGGCCTGCCCGGCCACGACGACGAGGGGCGCGTGATCACCGCGGAGTTCGCCGACTTCTTTCTCGTGAACGTGTATCAGCCGAACTCGCAGCGCGGGCTCACGCGGTTGAAGTATCGCACCGAGGAGTGGGATCCGGCGTTTCTGGCCTTCCTCAAAAAGCTCGAGAAGAAGGGCAAGCCGGTGGTGTTCTGTGGCGACCTCAACGTCGCGCACCAGGAGATCGACCTGACGAATCCGAAAACCAACCGGCGCAACGCCGGTTTCACCGACGAGGAGCGGGCGAATTTTTCCAAGCTGCTGGCGAGCGGATTCGTCGACACGTTTCGCGAGTTCGAAAAGGGGCCCGGGCACTACACGTGGTGGAGTCAGATGATGAATTGCCGCGCGCGGAACATCGGGTGGCGCGTCGATTATTTCGTCGCCAGCGAGAAGCTGAAGCCGGCGCTGAAGCGCGCGTGGATCAGCCCGGAAGTGATGGGGAGCGATCACTGCCCGGTCGGGCTTGAGCTGAAATGA
- a CDS encoding CinA family protein gives MNSCAEELKQLMLQEPRWSLAVAESMTAGNLQARVAAVSGASAYFRGGMTAYTIEQKVRLLGIDRAEAERTNCVSVEVARQMARGACARFDADVAVATTGYAEPSKPNGVAVPFAWWAAAFRTAGGWHEGHGRVECPGAKRAQTQGMIADAVLAELVAWLRELRQKSPAGKPGSIE, from the coding sequence ATGAATTCCTGCGCCGAGGAATTGAAGCAGCTGATGCTGCAGGAGCCGCGCTGGAGCCTCGCGGTGGCTGAGAGCATGACGGCGGGAAATCTCCAGGCGCGCGTCGCGGCGGTGTCGGGCGCCTCGGCCTATTTTCGCGGAGGCATGACCGCCTACACAATCGAGCAGAAGGTGCGGCTGCTCGGCATCGATCGCGCCGAGGCGGAACGCACGAATTGCGTTTCCGTCGAGGTGGCGCGGCAGATGGCGCGGGGCGCATGCGCCCGCTTCGATGCGGACGTGGCGGTGGCAACCACGGGCTATGCAGAGCCGTCGAAGCCGAATGGGGTGGCGGTGCCGTTCGCGTGGTGGGCGGCGGCGTTCCGGACGGCGGGCGGTTGGCACGAGGGGCACGGGCGGGTGGAGTGTCCGGGCGCGAAACGCGCGCAGACGCAAGGAATGATCGCGGACGCCGTGCTCGCCGAACTGGTCGCGTGGTTGCGCGAGCTGCGACAAAAAAGCCCGGCGGGAAAGCCGGGCTCCATCGAATGA
- a CDS encoding lipid-binding SYLF domain-containing protein — protein MKKLFLLSLVALVCAAPTAALAAQLTRADAITRIETCEAILQEFMTDPAHAIPPSILQQARALIIVNQFKAGFFLGVKDGYGVILVKKADGRWSIPVLISAGEASLGLQLGAKSVESVMVITNDQTPKLLFNQRFNVGVDAKAVAGPKAAERERANHPIIDAPVLIYSKSKGLFAGATVKFGYLSRNDEANFILYNTQYTLPELLYSDWVQPIPEVQPLMNYVQRIAP, from the coding sequence ATGAAAAAACTTTTCCTGCTGTCCCTCGTCGCGCTGGTCTGCGCCGCGCCCACGGCCGCTCTGGCGGCTCAATTGACGCGCGCCGACGCCATTACTCGCATCGAAACCTGCGAGGCCATTTTGCAGGAATTCATGACGGATCCGGCCCACGCGATCCCGCCGAGCATTCTGCAGCAGGCGCGGGCCCTGATCATCGTCAACCAGTTCAAGGCGGGATTTTTTCTCGGCGTGAAGGACGGCTACGGCGTGATCTTGGTGAAGAAGGCCGACGGCCGCTGGAGCATTCCCGTGCTGATCTCCGCCGGCGAGGCCAGCCTCGGACTCCAGCTCGGCGCGAAGTCCGTCGAATCCGTCATGGTGATCACCAACGACCAAACGCCAAAGCTGCTGTTTAACCAGCGCTTCAACGTCGGCGTCGACGCCAAGGCGGTCGCCGGTCCGAAGGCCGCCGAACGCGAGCGTGCGAATCATCCGATCATCGACGCGCCGGTGCTCATCTACTCGAAATCCAAGGGCCTGTTTGCCGGCGCAACCGTCAAGTTCGGCTACCTCAGTCGTAACGACGAGGCGAACTTCATCCTCTACAACACGCAATACACGCTGCCCGAGCTCCTCTATAGCGACTGGGTGCAGCCGATTCCCGAAGTGCAGCCGCTGATGAATTACGTGCAGCGGATCGCACCGTAG
- a CDS encoding metallopeptidase family protein, giving the protein MTLSELTALASTAVGATQRKLPPEIRALARDVPVHYEALPAADVLADGFPPDILGLFTGCPHGRELDQTNPAPPQILLYLENLWDFAEGDAEVFREETRLTYLHELGHYLGWDEDELTARGLD; this is encoded by the coding sequence ATGACTCTCTCCGAACTCACCGCCCTCGCCAGCACGGCCGTCGGCGCGACGCAACGCAAGCTCCCGCCCGAAATCCGCGCCCTCGCTCGCGACGTGCCGGTCCACTACGAAGCGCTGCCCGCCGCCGACGTGCTCGCCGACGGGTTCCCGCCGGACATCCTCGGGTTGTTCACTGGCTGCCCGCACGGCCGCGAGCTGGACCAGACCAATCCCGCGCCACCACAAATCCTGCTTTATCTGGAAAACCTCTGGGATTTCGCCGAGGGCGACGCCGAGGTGTTTCGCGAGGAAACCCGGCTCACCTATTTGCACGAGCTCGGCCATTACCTCGGCTGGGATGAGGACGAGCTGACCGCGCGCGGCCTCGATTGA